Within Bacillus sp. FJAT-45350, the genomic segment GTGGCTCTGAACTAGGCTGTATTGTAGCTTCCAAAGTATTGGAAATCTCTAGTAGGCCGGAAGTAATAAAGAATGTAGAATATGTATCTAGATATTTAAGAACTGGGTTAGAAAGAATTAAAGAAACCTATTCTGATTATTTTGTGGGAATTCGTCAGCTAGGTGTAATAATGGGACTTGAGTTTAGGGAGAAAGATTCAGCAAAAGATGTCATGCGTGAACTTTACAAAAATGGAGTTTGGGCTATTTATTCTATGTTAGATACGAAGGTACTCCAATTCAAACCAGGTCTGTTGCTAGATAAAGAGTATTGTGATGATTTATTAGAACGTTGCGAAAAAAGTATTAAGGAAGCAGCGTCTAACAGATAAAATAATCAAACTTTTAAAAGAAAGGGGTAGTATTATGAGTAATTCCCACTATGAGCCAATGAAACATTTAATCGAACATTTTCATTTGATAAGTCGACTAGCAATTTTTAAGTATCCAAATCATGATGATTTAGAAGTAAAGCTCTTGGATTATTCCGAAAACGCTACTTATTTGGTAAAAAACAAGAAAAATAACGAGAAAATGATTTTACGAGTTTGTCGACCTAATTATCACAAGAAAGGACAAATTAAAAGCGAGATAGAGTGGATGCTAGATATCGATAAAAACTCAGAAGTAGAGGTATCTTCCCCTATTCAAGGGAGAGATGGCGAGTATGTTCAAAGTGTCATTAGTCCTATAGATAACAATGAGTATTATTGTACGATGTATACCTTTCTTGAAGGCGAAGCACCTGATGAAAGTGATGAGGTAAATTTAATAAAACAATTTGAATTGTTAGGAGAAGTTACTGCTTCATTACACAATCATTCTGAGTCGTGGGATCGTGTCAATAGAATTGACCGTGACCCGTGGAATTACGAAACTATTCTTGGTGACAATCCAAAATGGGGCAAATGGGAGGATGGGAAGGCGATAACTCCGGAAAGAAAACTACTCTTTCAAAAGGTGTCCAATACAATTAAGAAAAGGTTAGAATTATTCGGTACATCAAAAGACCGCTACGGTTTAATTCATGCTGATTTAAGGTTAGCCAATTTATTAGTTCATGATAATCAAATTAAAGTTATAGATTTTGATGATTGTGGATTTGGTTGGTATTTATTTGATATTGGCTCAGCATTAAGTTTTATTGAGCATAAGCCTTATGTACCTGAGTTAGTTAAGGCATGGGTTAAAGGTTATCGAAAAAAACGAACCCTTTCATTAAAAGACGAGAAGGAAATTCCAACATTTATAATGATGAGGAGGCTTATGCTAATCTCCTGGATAGGTAGTCGTGATAATGAAACTACTAGAAAACTAGGAGAAACCTATACCATTCAGACAGATAATTTAGCAAATCAGTATTTGAAAGTGTTTAAAAACAACTAAATTTTTATAGAACCAGCCTGTATATGCAACTCATAATTCAAATATAAGGAGGAGTCTTTAATGTCGAACACTAAAGATTTAGAGCTCAAGAAAACGTTAACGCCCTTTCATCTTTGGGTCATTGGTGTTGGGATCGTAATCTCTGGTAACTTCTTTGGCTGGAATTTTGGATTAGCAGAGTCGGGTTATGTAGGAATGTTAATTGCAACTGCAATTATGGGTGTCATGTACTGGTTTATGTGTTTAGGTATATCAGAATTGTCTACTGCTTTACCTCATGCTGGAGGACCATACTCTTTTGCTAGAAGAGCAATGGGACCGTTAGCTGGGTACTTAACCGGAATCGGAGTCATACTGGAATACTTTATTGCCGCTCCCGTAATTGCCATTGGAATTGGAGCCTACATTAGTTTTCTTTTCCCAGTTAGTGCATTAGCCGCAGCAGCTGTCATGTATATCTTTTTTATGATTGTTCACATTTTGGGGATTAAAGAGTACGCACGTTTAGAAGC encodes:
- a CDS encoding phosphotransferase enzyme family protein, which codes for MSNSHYEPMKHLIEHFHLISRLAIFKYPNHDDLEVKLLDYSENATYLVKNKKNNEKMILRVCRPNYHKKGQIKSEIEWMLDIDKNSEVEVSSPIQGRDGEYVQSVISPIDNNEYYCTMYTFLEGEAPDESDEVNLIKQFELLGEVTASLHNHSESWDRVNRIDRDPWNYETILGDNPKWGKWEDGKAITPERKLLFQKVSNTIKKRLELFGTSKDRYGLIHADLRLANLLVHDNQIKVIDFDDCGFGWYLFDIGSALSFIEHKPYVPELVKAWVKGYRKKRTLSLKDEKEIPTFIMMRRLMLISWIGSRDNETTRKLGETYTIQTDNLANQYLKVFKNN